The following proteins come from a genomic window of Dreissena polymorpha isolate Duluth1 chromosome 1, UMN_Dpol_1.0, whole genome shotgun sequence:
- the LOC127833072 gene encoding uncharacterized protein LOC127833072: MSKKDSKFYVCLHETCHFRTDKRKAIYTHLIRTHSERKEDYECEYCSATYEREDLMEEHLHRKHPREPFTYTCVSRIENVINTCAELGSRPNTAVQITSSSAVAAAADKENHVKHDAARSDMYFRPVVTRNSSHVRTKASVNESLTEIAKFVKAEKSESLTGDSEDESMSEGEDSGHDMDTGGAMSGDGTDEDGVELDSESESQTYTSEPSGLKIKFSLKKNSNSTMGTSRKRDVSESPPILLPHMVASPVVTSGQMTSPPDIVGNGQSVIANAQVRDKASKYYDKLEVYHITDSKGRRCCPFCDYKTTKNTIRVHLSGIHKIYFVKCSLCDYRAAFPHQIIQHGIKFHKTTNLNVIQLSKESRERVIAKLKQTLPIDSQACHADDVSAGDIDMDATIDDEDFNSEESQTNSSNSDEEENENEAVISAADDRVFKAPVCQTSKTDYYSIHYENGVYLYSCNLCPFQTPVRATIYTHKYRHEEKSYMCGYCDFTSAPRSNVVHHIRGKHKGKAILVRDADDQIGTRANENPVHENPDGTYADDSPDQTKTVEEMPPADNEITDDDDKPVQPIIKVPQFKRSILLNELTSESEPKKIKLEESESPVSYKLSLNKLYRINPSGSPKFLCVMCSYACDTHPKMKHHLYRHRPQKYKCPYCDHRKYPRSYVVRHVRDTHRNKPVRVIDLSKGNEPEDVPEYAQENAELDEEEERLAELVSKESDASSPIIEKTSVNNFVDTSDEPNEEVDALKKFAQKLNLKSVLTSNLGDDLFPASADDSANFDETDFTSTPLIESMINGKFKTGIQSFAKTTNTFEKKKSTRDYRVSCKGGPRYVCNKCGYGTENYKTIHNHMYRHESQRYQCPYCGYRRSPRSFVETHIREVHKGQPVIITELDALDEIDPPDNSAEVPNPNSDALTMTPLLSGFPAHKSEINRNLTSPTQVKIEPVSAMHSEKAAELQQTTVSISNSTLQTTIASPGQSSENNQMKFKKETRTTFKTMYKCTFDPETCNHISKDKSKMKQHLFMHVEYKPWSCDFCEMTASQSSHIKNHVRSEHPAVSETSFKYKKHNYLEKHIESFLTKGLFTVPVNEYRVIMDMKGNTKSSKNQTIFSRDASGNLECPYCSYKTKTGNMTDHVKMKHMQPRFKCHWCDYSAFYRSEVRKHHRKEKSHRGREFKIQELDLVQVVEGFKEKNGLGIDASVHATIQNMLGEEEDDDDDDEDDAEKDEADDDDSASESLSDSSSFGDSSQGYMEYTTEQLSELCTAKQRPIGGSNNGGTTAVAKQSNTTTGNGTSKSEHTVDGRKRVVMTKKCANTPTSSKFKCGYCSFSAALRVKVKMHCSKKHSDRKLNVIDPPSKNDVCLANNNKSNLRVGSNIVNISSDDIKGTKFEQDLRNAGVSKLNLASLFPNSKRFRMSQNNKDRRMNMEKAVEPVQNIKEPFNSFKKPLNPTLTPLSSVANNTNISVKIEHNDETTPVNNLNETVVKLVNGTKTDTTTRNTILKYPNCFPVIVDDAKETNDVDFVEDTSEVKEDEHNDKSSPMVQNEVTYDDMMKRSLSEDIDQNA, encoded by the exons ATGTCGAAGAAGGACAGCAAGTTCTACGTGTGCCTGCACGAGACCTGCCACTTCCGGACCGACAAACGGAAGGCGATCTACACGCACCTCATCCGCACCCACAGCGAGCGGAAGGAGGACTATGAGTGTGAATACTGCAGCGCCACATATGAACGCGAAGACCTCATGGAGGAGCATCTGCATCGAAAGCATCCGCGCGAGCCGTTTACTTACACGTGCGTCTCGCGCATCGAGAACGTGATCAACACGTGCGCGGAGTTGGGTTCACGACCGAACACTGCGGTGCAAATCACTTCGTCATCGGCGGTGGCAGCGGCGGCGGATAAGGAGAATCACGTGAAGCACGATGCGGCGAGGTCGGATATGTATTTTAGACCGGTTGTTACGAGGAACAGTTCACACGTACGCACAAAGGCATCTGTGAACGAGTCACTCACGGAAATCGCAAAGTTTGTGAAGGCGGAAAAGAGTGAGTCACTAACTGGGGACTCTGAAGATGAAAGCATGAGCGAAGGGGAGGACAGTGGTCATGATATGGACACAGGTGGCGCCATGAGTGGTGACGGAACGGACGAAGACGGCGTGGAACTCGATAGTGAATCGGAGTCACAGACGTATACATCAGAACCATCAGGACTCAAAATTAAGTTTAGTCTTAAGAAAAACAGTAACTCCACGATGGGAACATCGCGTAAACGAGATGTGTCCGAATCGCCCCCGATCCTGCTGCCGCATATGGTAGCCTCGCCTGTGGTGACATCCGGTCAAATGACATCCCCACCGGATATAGTTGGTAATGGTCAATCTGTTATCGCTAATGCGCAGGTGAGGGACAAAGCGTCGAAATATTACGATAAGCTTGAGGTATATCATATCACGGACTCTAAAGGGCGCCGATGTTGTCCATTCTGCGATTACAAGaccactaaaaacacaatacgcGTACATCTTTCAGGaattcataaaatttatttcgtGAAATGCTCCCTCTGTGACTACAGGGCGGCGTTCCCACACCAGATTATTCAGCATGGGATCAAGTTCCATAAGACGACAAATCTCAATGTGATTCAACTCTCAAAAGAATCCAGGGAACGAGTGATAGCGAAATTGAAACAAACACTCCCTATCGATTCGCAGGCTTGCCACGCGGATGATGTTTCAGCAGGCGACATCGACATGGATGCTACGATCGATGACGAAGATTTTAATTCGGAAGAGAGTCAAACCAATTCCTCTAATTCCGACGAGGAAGAGAATGAAAACGAGGCTGTTATCTCCGCAGCAGACGACAGGGTTTTCAAAGCGCCGGTTTGCCAGACGTCAAAGACGGATTATTATAGCATTCATTACGAAAATGGTGTGTACTTGTACAGCTGTAACCTATGCCCGTTTCAGACGCCGGTACGAGCTACGATCTACACGCACAAGTACAGACACGAGGAGAAATCATATATGTGCGGCTACTGCGATTTTACTTCGGCTCCGAG ATCAAACGTTGTGCATCATATCCGCGGGAAACATAAAGGCAAGGCGATCCTCGTGCGAGACGCAGACGATCAGATCGGCACACGCGCGAATGAAAACCCAG TGCACGAGAACCCGGATGGAACATATGCTGATGACAGTCCGGACCAGACGAAAACAGTTGAAGAGATGCCACCAGCAGATAACGAAATCACGGACGATGATG ataaACCAGTGCAGCCGATCATCAAAGTCCCGCAATTCAAACGATCCATACTGCTGAATGAACTAACCTCCGAAAGCGAGCCAAAGAAGATCAAACTAGAGGAAAGCGAAAGTCCGGTATCGTATAAACTGTCGCTGAATAAGTTGTACCGGATCAACCCCAGTGGCTCTCCGAAGTTTCTGTGCGTTATGTGCAGTTATGCGTGCGACACACACCCGAAAATGAAGCATCATCTCTATCGACATCGGCCCCAAAAGTACAAGTGCCCATATTGCGACCACCGAAAATATCCTAG GTCATATGTCGTTCGCCACGTGCGGGACACACACCGGAACAAGCCAGTGCGCGTGATTGACCTCTCCAAGGGCAACGAACCGGAAGACGTCCCCGAGTATGCGCAAGAGAATGCGGAATTAGATGAGGAAGAAGAACGCTTGGCTGAGCTTG TTTCAAAAGAGTCCGACGCATCATCACCGATTATTGAGAAAACAAGCGTCAACAATTTTGTAGACACCTCAGACGAACCAAATGAGGAAGTGGATGCTTTAAAGAAGTTTGCGCAGAAACTCAATTTGAAATCAGTCCTTACCTCTAATCTAGGCGACGACCTATTTCCGGCGTCCGCCGACGATAGTGCAAATTTTGACGAGACGGATTTTACCTCGACACCGCTAATCGAATCGATGATCAACGGGAAATTTAAGACGGGCATACAGTCATTCGCCAAAACGACCAACACCTTCGAAAAAAAGAAGAGCACACGGGATTACCGCGTGAGCTGCAAAGGCGGTCCGCGGTATGTCTGTAACAAATGTGGCTACGGTACGGAGAACTACAAGACGATACACAATCACATGTACCGTCACGAATCTCAACGGTACCAGTGTCCTTACTGCGGCTACAGGCGGTCACCAAG ATCGTTCGTGGAAACCCACATCCGGGAGGTGCATAAAGGTCAACCAGTCATCATAACGGAACTGGATGCATTAGACGAAATTGACCCACCGGATA ATTCAGCTGAAGTACCGAACCCCAACAGTGATGCGCTGACAATGACACCTTTATTGTCGGGTTTCCCTGCACATAAATCTGAAATTAACCGGAACTTGACCTCACCCACACAGGTGAAAATTGAACCAGTCAGTGCGATGCATTCTGAGAAGGCCGCAGAGTTACAGCAGACGACAGTTTCCATCAGTAACTCGACGTTGCAGACGACTATTGCATCACCCGGACAATCATCtgaaaataatcaaatgaaattCAAAAAAGAAACTCGCACTACTTTTAAGACGATGTACAAATGCACGTTTGATCCAGAAACttgtaatcatatttcaaaagacAAATCAAAGATGAAACAACATCTATTTATGCACGTAGAATACAAACCCTGGTCATGTGATTTCTGTGAAATGACGGCTAGCCAATCGTCGCACATTAAGAACCACGTAAGATCCGAACACCCCGCCGTTTCGGAAACCTcgttcaaatacaaaaaacacaacTATCTTGAAAAACATATTGAAAGTTTCTTGACCAAAGGTCTTTTCACAGTTCCAGTGAACGAGTACCGCGTCATAATGGACATGAAGGGAAACACGAAATCCTCAAAGAACCAGACGATATTTTCTCGTGACGCAAGCGGCAACCTCGAATGTCCTTACTGCTCGTATAAAACCAAAACCGGCAACATGACGGATCACGTCAAAATGAAGCACATGCAGCCACGTTTCAAATGTCACTGGTGCGACTACAGTGCTTTCTACAGGTCGGAGGTCCGGAAGCACCACCGGAAGGAGAAGAGTCACCGTGGTCGAGAGTTCAAAATTCAGGAACTGGATCTCGTACAGGTGGTGGAGGGATTCAAGGAGAAGAATG GACTTGGTATAGATGCGTCTGTACATGCAACAATCCAAAATATGTTGGgcgaagaagaagatgatgacgacgacgacgaggatgACGCGGAGAAAGACGAGGCTGATGATGATGACTCTGCTTCCGAATCGCTCAGTGACAGCTCCTCTTTCGGTGACTCTTCTCAGGGCTACATGGAGTACACCACGGAGCAACTGTCCGAGCTGTGTACGGCAAAGCAGCGACCAATCGGCGGATCCAACAATGGCGGGACAACAGCGGTAGCGAAACAATCGAACACTACTACCGGTAATGGTACTTCGAAGTCAGAGCACACGGTCGATGGTCGCAAAAGAGTTGTAATGACAAAAAAATGCGCAAACACACCTACCTCATCTAAGTTCAAATGCGGCTATTGCTCTTTTTCCGCCGCCCTGAGAGTAAAAGTTAAAATGCATTGTTCAAAGAAACACTCTGACCGGAAACTTAACGTCATCGACCCGCCTTCAAAAAACGATGTTTGTCTTGCTAATAATAATAAGTCAAATCTCCGAGTTGGTAGTAACATCGTTAATATATCATCCGACGATATAAAGGGCACAAAGTTTGAGCAGGATTTGCGGAATGCTGGTGTTTCGAAATTGAATCTTGCATCGCTGTTTCCCAACAGTAAAAGGTTCAGAATGtctcaaaataataaagatagaCGCATGAATATGGAAAAAGCTGTCGAACCGGTTCAAAATATCAAAGAACCGTTTAATTCATTCAAGAAACCGTTGAATCCGACATTAACACCGCTTTCCAGTGTTGCTAATAATACTAATATATCGGTGAAAATCGAACACAATGATGAAACGACACCCGTGAACAATTTGAATGAAACCGTCGTCAAATTAGTTAATGGAACAAAAACAGACACCACGACGCGAAATACTATCTTAAAATATCCGAACTGCTTCCCTGTTATTGTCGATGATGCAAAAGAAACCAATGATGTTGATTTCGTTGAAGACACATCTGAAGTAAAAGAAGACGAACACAATGATAAAAGCTCTCCAATGGTGCAAAACGAGGTCACATATGACGATATGATGAAACGCTCCTTGAGTGAAGATATAGATCAAAACGCGTAA